The following is a genomic window from Amphiura filiformis chromosome 4, Afil_fr2py, whole genome shotgun sequence.
atatagatttttcctcaaaacactaaaaatgtaggtctttttggaaacaaatgtttaagttctatatgaaaggtcaaattttcaattgagtcggcttttcatcccagctacataggcctatagtttaattacatatcattagatttataaagtttacttcgaggactgttacatttggaaaaatataaaaaatatgaaattttaataatttgtattatatcgcgaatttcacaaaatcaaaattattattattattagatatagggacaatcctcgtattcagcatgcaattcgatatgtctgatgtgctctcaggtcccatgacaatactgtgcaaatgttgctatccgcttcctcaatttattgtattaatgaaaatcattttcttcttgtttttcgatcattgttttgcatgaatgaagtgatgataacaataccgcacttttcgcaaatacttgcttttcaaaagtgcaattgatattaacactacattcgtaaatgccaataCTTtttcctgaaaagtatttgcttttcagagaaagagaaaggcatttacgaatggcgtgttattgtgatcatcgctccattcgtggaaaataatggagcggtaaaacaatagcgcgacgtcataggtgtgtattaagtgcGTATATCGCTGGCCGCAGTAGTGAATGGCCAGCATTTAGTTAAAATAATTCTctcggtcgggctgacgtcacacagTGGAAAAACCTTGTAAAACCAATGTAcacatgtgcagttccccttcctcgagctggttgctatgcgcgcgcttgtgcaaaggggacaaatTTCCCAAATGTCCGACTGAGAGAATCACGCAGAGTGTTCACTCACGCATACAAGAGCACTTCGTCGGCACGCTTGCGGCACAAAcgcaaaaaagcattgacgttaCTACCAAATTATAGGACCAATGTTTCAAAGAAGCTGAAATCTTCAAGGGCCATTCTGCAGGCCCTTGGGTTTACAATCTGCAGGCCCTTGGGTCCGGCCTTGGGTTTACAATCTGCAGGCCCTTGGGTCTGGCCTTGGGTTTACAATCTGCAGGCCCTCATCAATATTCATGGACCAgaactcaaattgtaaaatttgaatgttacactggtccacattatGTGACACTTTGTATGCAATTAACATTATTTGGTATAAtcccatggattgatgttgaagtcagttGAGCTTTGGTGAAAACATTTCATGAACCCTGCAGTCCCACAGGGTAGTCTATCGGCAGCCTAAAGTGATTTTCTCAGGCTTTTGGACCAAGGGCCCGCCCCACTTGTGCCAAAAAAAGCATACTGCAATTCACAGTTGATTTTTTGTCTGGTATGAATCATCTGAGAGCTAACTaccctcctctcctcccctccctcCATAGCTTGGGGTGCAGAATGCAACAGGCTGGACATTTAAAACCATTACAATTGGGACATATTCTCTAGTAATGATCCCAATTTCAAGATGTGTACAGAACATGAGGGCATAAAATTCACTTTGCACGGGGCGAGTAAGAGTCTGACATATGCCAGCCTGTCTCACCTATTATAATACACCAGTTTAAGAAGTAATTGTTCATGTGAAACAACCTGCAAAATTACTGTTTCACAATCGACATGTTTTGAATGAGAAACCTGAGTGtaacaaattaaatattttgacaaattatcCTGTGTGAACTAATTCaagaaacctggtttatcaaattagcagaaaacaaaacaaaaaacacaatagCTTCTCAAATTTATTGTAAAAACTGTATTCAAATCAATAGAATGTACCAGGCTTCTTAATTTTGAATATTCAAGTTTTTGATAAttgtatttaagggggtactacacccttcaataaatttgtgtctattttttgcatttttctcaaaaactaataacacagtggtaacaaaagttatgtatattatagggcaaggaatccaattactacactggaatttcagtgaccgagacaagtggtttgttatttatgataagaaataaggtacagctaggatgtacctcgtttcctatcatatatactgaaccacttgtcttgagtcactgaaattttagtgtagtaattggattccttgcccccaataatatacataacttttattaccagtgtgtaattattttttgagaaaaatgcaaaaatagtcacaaatttaccacaggggtgtagtaccccttaagtaaaTTTAATTTATTGTAAAAACTGTCGATATACCATACCAGCATGACCAGGCTTCTTAATTTTGAAGTTCttaattttttgacaattttaagtTTCTGAAGTTTTTTTAAAAGTGCAACCAATTTGCCATAGCCACTGCCCTAAGATATTAGGATCagggttaggttttagggttTAATGGATTTGGGTACAGGTTACGATTAGGGTCGATGGGATCATAAAAGAATGATTGATATTGAGATTAGAAGCAGACTAGGGGATGCCAGCTACTGTACAGTTGCTATGTAAAGTAAAGTCTAGTATGTAAATGTGAAGCAACTCTAGAAAAGAGTCTTTTGGTGAAAAAGTGCAGGAACTAAAATCCTCaacaaatttttggaaaaagcgATTGTTTCAAATGTAGATTATAAAGGGTAATAaattagctatccattgatatgcaacacaatatgaacCAGTAgtacaaataatctgagatatagatacttgaaaaaaaaaactgtcaaAACTTTTGTTGTGGAATTTACAATCCCGGTCAATATTGttggaacactttaacatgggtacttcaaatatgcccccGCCCCCcatacccccgatcaatgttggcaGGTTTTTTTCTTTTGTCATGCACCCCTAAAGACACCCAACATTGATGGGGGTTGAAGTAGTAGGAAACAGTTCatacttcacaccaaagaaagcgaaattttagtATATCAAGTATAACTGAAATAAAGTTTAAAACGGTACTATTTTTACACAACTACTTTGTATCAGATATTTTATAGAAGTTAGTGACATAATGTTGCCAAAAATAGGAACAGTAAAGGGAACATGTTGGAAAAAATTGTCACATCCATTATGTAAACACAAAATGCTTTCAGGAGCAATGAGTCTCTATCAATTCCATACACTTATACAATAAGTTGTGATTTGTGCAATTTGTTCAGTGAACCCTGTAATATCGGAGTCACTATTTCTATGTGAAATGTCATGTTTGCCAGGAAGGCTGCCGTGTTGATTTGTAAAACGGCACAAAAGCCGGCAATAAATATCATTTGAATTGGGATATTCACCGTCAGAAGGAACTGTTTCACGAATGGGATCCTACTAACAGATAACTGGGCTGCACctgcagatttcacaccaccaaataaattcccattagagatatgtactaaatttgccttcAGAAAACATCCATTTTTTCTttgcaggagcgactcagttcttagcgacagctatgatggttgaaattagccctagcctgatatcaccctctgggtgggtaaaaatataggctgaccgtcattattttttacgactggccctcgaagtctatgatgtctgggaattgcctaatttacaggcaaaattgtaccagtgtttctgtatagaaaaagctgcttaaaaatcattaaaaaaatactcAATCTCTCCCATGTGTGGTATACTtccaggaattaatattactaatcatgatcaatccaaatttggctaaaattatgcaaatttctgctcattctAATGCTTAATTTGGCaatgcatgggtttttctgagaaatgaAATTCAAGGGCACACAACTATATAATCAtgactatttggtggtgtgaaatctgaacccAGTGGGCACTACCGTAGCAAAATTATCGGCCTCTAAAACCATTTTGATTGGCAACAAATATCAtgcatgtattgagccaatcagggaTAATTATGGTAATACTAGTTAGTATGGCTGAAGgagattaaccctaaccgcctaggggctttttggcggacaggaaggaaagaaggaaagaataaagagagaaaagaaggaaagaagttgtttgctctgggtgggattcgaaccgagacccctcgcatgccaagcactcggtcggcgacactttgccacggtcttgggcttcgctggccagcgaaaccgtgcctatatatcacttagggcgattgcgtcatcacaccacgtgggatgcatgcacgaacagcgcatatatcaagtagtattttgtagtattcaggagcgttagggttaaggaagcctatactgaatttcgatagtggtaacctaaccctaaccgcctaggggctttttggcgacgggaagggaaagaaggaaagaataaagagagaaaagaaggaaagaagttgtttgctctggtgggattcgaacccgagacccctcgcatgccaagcacttggtcggcgacactttgccacgggtcttgggcttcgctggccagcgaaaccgtgcctatatatcacttagggcgattgcatcatcacaccacgtgggatgcatgcacgaacagcgcatatatcaagtagtattttgtagtattcaggagcgttagggttaagctaAAAAAGCTCTAGAAATAAATAGCTGAGAGatctaaatgctttattttgattggttactcagatgattatatcatgtaattaaccaatcaggggctctgtaagGTAAGGTAATTATTGTGCCCATGGGGGTAACAGCACAGTGGTCagggtattttacaagattttttTCCTTCTATCTTGGAGTCAATTTTAAGTTTCAGTTCCTCTGTATAAACTGAAATGTCTTTGAGCATTGAGCAATATTACTGACAATGGATTAAATATGATAAGgtggtacatgtatatggcagctattataCATCGTCCACTTTGAAAAGTTCTCAATATTTGTCAAGTTTTGTTCATAAACCCAGCGTGCATTTACCTTGGTCATGCTTCATGTAATCTCATAAAGGAAATGGTAAACAGAACATGGAATAAAAAATCTTTCAGATAATATGCAGACAGCATAATGCAGGCACAGGGATATGGTGATCTCCCTCTTGTTTCCGTCTCGTTTGGATAGTGAGACATTCCTTGTTTTAAATGGGtgcaaatttaagtttttatgaaTGCCTAGGAAGAGGGGCAAGTGCAGATGCATTCCGTGTGAAATGGAAGTCACAAGAGCATGGGAAGATAGAAGTAGCTGCCAAGAAGATGAGCTTAGATGAAGAAAACCCGATTACTCCACGAGAAATTGAATTCCTGAAGAAGCTTAACCATCGGAATATTATCAAGTATTATGACACAGTTATGGAAGCAGAACATGTGATTATTCTGACTGAATACGCATCCAAAGGATCTTTGTATCGTTATCTTAAAGACAAAGATAAACTCCCAGAGAACTTACAACATACATGGATGTTTCATTTGGCTTGTGGAATTCATTATCTGCAGCAAAACAATGTGGCTCATCGCGATTTAAAATCGCCCAATTGCGTGATAACAGCTGATGATGTGCTCAAAATTTGCGATTTTGGTCTTGCAAGAGACCTGGAGGACTCAATTAAAACCAATATGAAGGGCACTATAAGATGGCTTGCTCCAGAAGCAATACAAGATCAAGAAATATCTCCAAAATCAGATATATTTGCATTTGCAATTATTAGCTGGGAGATCCTGACATGCGAGGCACCGTATGAAGGGATGGCTATTTCAGCTGTCATGTTCCAAGTTTGCCAATCTGGTCTGCGCCCACCAATTCCACAAGACTGTCCTCCATTCCTCAGAGATCTGATGGAGAGATGCTGGCATGGAGATCGTAACCAGCGACCTGGGAGTAGTGAAATTGTCAAATCATTATGGCGTGAGTACAAGAATGATTTGTACAAGGAGAAAAGGCATTTCATTGAAGCTGATGGTAAGTGACCAAAGCTTTTGCTCTACTGGGTTGTTTATGCATCAACAAAGATAGTGTGAACAACAGGCTATTATTCAAATAAAGTTGAACAATCTGTTAGGTGTAGATGTGCTGAACCAAGATGCCAGtatatgggttattccatttgaaacctatacaccccctatggaagacacaaccctaattttccacatagggagtgtgaatttcaaatgggttacctaaatgggtgactccatttaaaatttacacctctgtgtgggagattaaggacatgtcttccatacaggctgtatcaaaatgattggtacccatcagaatGGATGGTTATTGAAAAAGCCtgtctcttccaaatgcaatgtAGAATCTTCTTAAAATGATCATAATTTatagttatatgactgtttaaATCACATTCATCAACAAATTATGttgatcctatgttgcattttgatgtggcagtgatgtttgtatgactgaaaactgatgggtaccaatcattttgatacagcctgtaggcgggtgtatggatttcaagtgacATAGTCAATTCATTCTGATTTCAATTTCGATAAACTTAGCAAACATTTGGTGTTAGCTTCATTTAATGGATGATAAGTTGTGCGTTATGAACCTATATATTCCATATTTGTTTCTGTATTCTCAGATGCAACACAGTGGACAGAGCAGCATGCAATACGCGAGGTGGGAGTCGTTCACTTCTTATCTGGAGACCATCTGGCAATCTGTGTAGAATATCAAGTAGAGGTACATCAGGTGACGATGATCGGAACAAGTCTCCGTTACACCCTCACATGCAATGAATGGAAAGGCATTGTTACACCGTGGGATGTGGCTGTGAGCGAGTCAATGCCCGAGAGTATACTACTTATATGCAGTGATCAGCCGTGTATTTACGAGTTCCCAAGACAAGAGGCATCGCAGTTTGTTCACAAATACCCAATTCAAGGTGGATATACATTCGCACCCTTGAGTATCACAACCAATGCTAACACAGCAGTAATAGCAATTTGGTGCAGGGATGAACTTTTGGTATGTAGCTTGCCCCATCAGTTTAATCATCAAAGAATTGTGAGAGTTGGTTACAGGCCATTCGATGTGAAGATCACACACGATTACTTGTTGGTAATGGGGCTAAGAAGAGTGCTCATTAAGAGGGTCGGTTCAAGCTGGGATCGGTGCCAAATAGAGCCACCCGATGGGTGTAAATTCAGAGCTGCATCGTTTCGGGATGATGCAAGACAAGTTTATGTAGCATGTTACCATGAAGGGGATAAGAAGGGTTACGTGTATAAGTACACATGGCAGGGAAATGACACACCACAATATATCAATGCTGGATGTGTCATTGATGACTTGGGGGATGTGGCATTTAGAGGGATGGCGATCACAGACGAAGGGATACTAGCAGTTTCTAATTCTGATGGTAACACTCAAATATTCAGTTTGGTGTACTAGAGTGATACAGATAAAGGACTGTGTTGGGTGTATTGAAATGGAATCCGTTACTGGCTCGGAAGCAAAACCGTATCATCTGAACTTGAactgaaatttgaatttgtaccaGAATCCAGATGTATCTAAAGATATGTTgtaattttaagtttaatttgTGGGGCCAAAAAGTGGGGAGGAGGTTGTTGATCAGGACATCTTCCGTGGGATGTGGCTGTGAGCGAGTCGATGCCCGAGAGCACACACGCATCTATGCAATGTCTTTAACGCAAGATGAAAAATAGTATAAGTTTCATTTCTTCCCatgtataatttatttaatacagggtgtccaagaaTGATTAGTACCCATTTATTTGACAGTTTCCTACTTCACTTGAGCAACATAATAACAATATCGTAatacctaattttcatgacacagGATCCATAGATCTGTGGTGTATAATATTGAAAATCAATGATATTGGGATATCTTTGGAACAGTTTTGGTATGTATCAGTACTAATTATATGAGATACCCTGTAGGTGTTAAATATATAGGTGTAAAATATTATAGGCATTTGGAATGCCCTATCAGCATGCAGCTTCAAACCCAAATTTGTAAAACTTTGAGTGGGCGGTTAATGGCTATCTTTGTGCCAACCTATCAGCATTATGTGTATATAGGCATTAAGAgggtacacccctgcccaattttgtgcctatttttgcatttttctcaaaaattattgcgcattggtgagaagtaagatatgtatattataggggcaaggactacaactacgtcctgcactggaaatttttatttcagcacagacaacaattgtggagttacagtcaaaaatgagggaaaacaaatatttcatcagtaaatcaataactacttgccttgagttgctgaattttcagtgcagtagttgtagtcattgcccctata
Proteins encoded in this region:
- the LOC140150247 gene encoding uncharacterized protein, with protein sequence MGANLSFYECLGRGASADAFRVKWKSQEHGKIEVAAKKMSLDEENPITPREIEFLKKLNHRNIIKYYDTVMEAEHVIILTEYASKGSLYRYLKDKDKLPENLQHTWMFHLACGIHYLQQNNVAHRDLKSPNCVITADDVLKICDFGLARDLEDSIKTNMKGTIRWLAPEAIQDQEISPKSDIFAFAIISWEILTCEAPYEGMAISAVMFQVCQSGLRPPIPQDCPPFLRDLMERCWHGDRNQRPGSSEIVKSLWREYKNDLYKEKRHFIEADDATQWTEQHAIREVGVVHFLSGDHLAICVEYQVEVHQVTMIGTSLRYTLTCNEWKGIVTPWDVAVSESMPESILLICSDQPCIYEFPRQEASQFVHKYPIQGGYTFAPLSITTNANTAVIAIWCRDELLVCSLPHQFNHQRIVRVGYRPFDVKITHDYLLVMGLRRVLIKRVGSSWDRCQIEPPDGCKFRAASFRDDARQVYVACYHEGDKKGYVYKYTWQGNDTPQYINAGCVIDDLGDVAFRGMAITDEGILAVSNSDGNTQIFSLVY